In the Novosphingobium sp. 9 genome, one interval contains:
- a CDS encoding M13 family metallopeptidase: MRTTSLVAALLAAAALPVSAQTPTPEAAQQGTGAGINPAAMDTAAKPGDDFYGYANGTWQKQAQIPADRSSTGAGLVAFESTEREQTELLAKLLASTPAPGSDEARIKDYYSAYMNLGAIDAAGMAPLKSDLARYAAIKSKAQLVHVLGDQTESDLDLFNNNNDMDTENLFGLFITKSLSGPDVVPYIYQGGLGLPDREYYLSTDPKMATARTQYRTYIVQLLKAAGVSEPEARAARIFDLETKIARAHPPKADMADFTKGGTLWKRANFAKNAPGMDWNAYFTAARMPHQQVFDVYAPGAIKGMAALVGSQPLQAWKDWLIFHRINANTDVLPQKLDALHFAFYGTQLSGTPQQRPRAKRALAAINTDLGNAFGKLYVQAYFPPSAKAQVEDMVVHIKAAFAKRIAALDWMAPETKKQALAKLDATVVSVGYPNHWLDYSMVTIAPNTAYANRMSAIRGKTLQQLAKLGKPQDRSEWWMDPQLVNAVNLPVQNALNFPAAILQKPFFDPAADAAFNYGAIGAVIGHEISHSFDASGAMVDAEGNVRNWWTKADLAHFQAETQALVRQYDAYAPFPDLHLNGKLELGENGADVAGLAAAFDAYRASLNGQDLPEKDGLTGDQRFFVAFAQSWSSKTREAAERAQIVANAHAPSEYRALTVRNNDAWYKAFDVQPGAALYLDPAKRVKLW, from the coding sequence ATGCGCACCACTTCGCTTGTCGCGGCCCTGCTGGCCGCCGCCGCCCTGCCCGTTTCTGCCCAGACACCTACCCCTGAAGCCGCACAGCAGGGCACCGGTGCCGGGATCAACCCCGCCGCCATGGACACCGCTGCCAAACCCGGTGACGACTTCTACGGCTATGCCAACGGCACCTGGCAGAAGCAGGCGCAAATTCCGGCAGACCGCTCCTCGACAGGCGCGGGTCTCGTCGCCTTCGAATCGACCGAGCGCGAGCAGACCGAACTGCTTGCCAAGCTGCTTGCCTCCACGCCCGCGCCGGGCAGCGATGAAGCGCGCATCAAGGATTACTACAGCGCCTACATGAACCTCGGCGCGATTGACGCCGCCGGAATGGCACCGCTCAAGAGCGATCTGGCGCGCTACGCCGCGATCAAGTCAAAGGCGCAGCTGGTCCATGTGCTGGGAGACCAGACCGAGAGCGATCTGGACCTGTTCAACAACAACAACGACATGGACACCGAAAACCTATTCGGCCTGTTCATCACCAAATCGCTCAGCGGGCCTGACGTGGTGCCCTATATCTATCAGGGCGGCCTCGGGCTGCCGGATCGCGAATACTATCTCTCGACCGATCCCAAAATGGCAACCGCCCGCACGCAGTACCGCACCTATATCGTGCAACTGCTCAAGGCTGCCGGCGTCAGCGAGCCCGAGGCCCGTGCCGCCCGCATCTTCGATCTCGAAACGAAGATCGCCCGCGCGCATCCGCCCAAGGCCGACATGGCGGACTTCACCAAGGGCGGCACGCTCTGGAAGCGGGCAAACTTTGCGAAGAACGCGCCGGGCATGGACTGGAATGCGTATTTCACCGCCGCCCGCATGCCGCACCAGCAGGTGTTCGACGTCTATGCGCCCGGCGCGATCAAGGGCATGGCCGCCCTTGTCGGCTCGCAGCCCCTGCAAGCCTGGAAGGACTGGCTGATCTTCCACCGCATCAACGCCAATACCGATGTTCTGCCGCAGAAGCTCGATGCCCTGCACTTCGCTTTCTACGGCACCCAGCTTTCGGGTACGCCGCAGCAGCGCCCCCGCGCCAAGCGGGCTCTGGCTGCCATCAACACCGATCTCGGCAACGCCTTCGGCAAGCTGTATGTTCAGGCCTACTTCCCGCCATCGGCAAAGGCGCAGGTCGAGGATATGGTCGTCCACATCAAGGCCGCCTTCGCCAAGCGCATCGCCGCGCTCGACTGGATGGCGCCGGAAACCAAGAAGCAAGCGCTTGCCAAGCTCGATGCGACGGTCGTCAGTGTCGGCTATCCCAACCACTGGCTCGATTATTCGATGGTGACGATCGCGCCGAATACAGCCTATGCTAACCGCATGTCGGCGATCCGCGGCAAGACGCTCCAACAACTTGCCAAGCTCGGCAAGCCGCAGGACCGCAGCGAATGGTGGATGGACCCGCAGCTCGTAAACGCGGTCAACCTGCCGGTCCAGAACGCGCTGAACTTCCCGGCGGCGATCCTCCAAAAGCCGTTCTTCGATCCTGCTGCCGATGCGGCCTTCAATTACGGTGCCATCGGCGCGGTGATTGGGCATGAAATCAGCCACAGCTTCGATGCCAGCGGCGCGATGGTCGATGCCGAGGGTAATGTGCGCAACTGGTGGACCAAGGCCGACCTTGCGCACTTCCAGGCCGAAACGCAGGCGCTTGTACGCCAGTACGACGCCTATGCGCCCTTCCCCGACCTGCATCTCAACGGCAAGCTGGAACTGGGCGAGAACGGCGCCGACGTGGCAGGCCTTGCCGCCGCATTCGACGCCTATCGCGCGTCGCTGAACGGTCAGGACCTGCCGGAGAAGGATGGCCTCACCGGCGATCAGCGCTTCTTCGTGGCCTTTGCGCAGAGCTGGTCGAGCAAGACCCGCGAGGCGGCCGAGCGTGCGCAGATCGTCGCCAACGCCCATGCGCCCAGCGAATATCGCGCGCTGACGGTGCGCAACAACGATGCCTGGTACAAGGCCTTCGACGTGCAGCCCGGCGCGGCGCTCTACCTCGATCCCGCCAAGCGCGTGAAGCTCTGGTAA
- a CDS encoding aspartate-semialdehyde dehydrogenase: MGYRVAVVGATGNVGREMLNILAEREFPCDEIAAVASSRSTGIEIEYGETGKKLKVKNIEHFDFTGWDIALFAAGSEPTKIYAPKAAAQGCVVIDNSSLYRMDPDVPLIVPEVNPDAIDGYAVRNIIANPNCSTAQLVVALKPLHDRAKIKRVVVSTYQSVSGAGKAGMDELFEQSRAIFVGDQAEPKKFTKQIAFNVIPHIDVFLDDGSTKEEWKMVVETKKILDPKIKLQATCVRVPVFVGHSEAVNIEFEEELSATEAQDILREAPGVMLVDKREDGGYVTPIECVGDGATYISRVREDSTVENGLTLWCVSDNLRKGAALNAVQIAELLGRRHLKKG, from the coding sequence ATGGGTTACCGGGTAGCCGTCGTCGGCGCGACCGGAAATGTCGGTCGCGAAATGCTCAACATCCTTGCCGAGCGCGAATTCCCCTGCGACGAGATCGCAGCGGTGGCATCGTCGCGTTCGACCGGTATTGAGATTGAGTACGGCGAGACCGGTAAAAAACTCAAGGTCAAGAACATCGAGCACTTCGATTTCACGGGCTGGGACATTGCACTGTTCGCGGCCGGTTCGGAGCCGACCAAGATTTATGCGCCCAAGGCCGCCGCACAGGGCTGCGTGGTGATCGACAACTCGTCGCTCTACCGCATGGACCCGGACGTGCCGCTGATCGTGCCAGAAGTGAATCCGGACGCGATCGATGGCTACGCTGTGCGCAACATCATCGCCAATCCGAACTGCTCGACCGCACAGTTGGTCGTTGCGCTCAAGCCGCTGCACGATCGGGCCAAGATCAAGCGCGTCGTCGTCTCGACCTACCAGTCGGTGTCGGGCGCGGGCAAGGCCGGTATGGACGAACTGTTCGAGCAGAGCCGCGCGATCTTCGTCGGCGATCAGGCCGAGCCGAAGAAGTTCACCAAGCAGATCGCCTTCAACGTGATCCCGCACATTGATGTCTTCCTGGACGATGGTTCGACCAAGGAAGAGTGGAAGATGGTCGTGGAGACCAAGAAGATCCTCGATCCGAAGATCAAGCTGCAGGCGACCTGCGTGCGTGTGCCGGTGTTTGTCGGCCATTCGGAAGCGGTGAACATCGAGTTCGAGGAAGAGCTTTCTGCCACTGAAGCGCAGGACATCCTGCGTGAAGCGCCGGGCGTGATGCTCGTCGATAAGCGCGAGGACGGTGGTTACGTCACCCCGATCGAGTGCGTGGGCGACGGCGCGACCTACATCAGCCGCGTCCGCGAAGACTCGACGGTCGAGAATGGTCTGACGCTATGGTGCGTGTCGGACAACCTGCGCAAGGGCGCGGCACTGAATGCGGTGCAGATCGCCGAACTGCTGGGCCGCCGTCACCTCAAGAAGGGCTGA
- a CDS encoding alpha/beta fold hydrolase: protein MNAPASEIETTFLEGYAGTRLALHTIGDSGARPLVLLHGLFSSAEVNWIKFGNARILADAGFEVFMPDLRAHGQSEAPHDPAAYPADVLVRDLKAVITALGLDGAAYDLGGFSLGARTVVRGVLEGLAPERLVLGGMGLTGLSGWARRSAHFIDAIDRFGTIERGDKAYVAQVFMKSQGIDRVAARLLLGSVDDTGLDAIGRIAMPTLCVAGADDHDNGSAPDLAAALPQGTYVETPGNHMSSVTFKDLGRAIVEYLQG, encoded by the coding sequence ATGAACGCGCCTGCCAGCGAAATCGAGACGACTTTCCTCGAAGGCTACGCCGGGACCCGGCTGGCGCTGCATACGATCGGGGACAGTGGCGCGCGTCCGCTGGTGTTGCTGCATGGCCTGTTTTCCAGCGCCGAGGTGAACTGGATCAAGTTCGGTAACGCACGTATCCTCGCCGATGCGGGTTTCGAGGTGTTCATGCCGGACCTGCGCGCGCATGGTCAGAGCGAGGCGCCGCATGATCCGGCGGCTTATCCGGCAGACGTGCTGGTGCGCGATCTGAAGGCGGTGATCACCGCGCTCGGCCTCGACGGCGCCGCTTACGATCTGGGGGGATTCTCGCTCGGCGCGCGCACGGTGGTTCGCGGTGTGCTGGAAGGGCTTGCGCCCGAGCGGCTGGTGCTGGGCGGCATGGGTCTGACCGGTCTTTCCGGCTGGGCGCGTCGCAGCGCGCATTTCATCGATGCGATCGACCGCTTCGGAACCATCGAGCGTGGCGACAAGGCCTATGTCGCGCAGGTCTTCATGAAGAGCCAGGGGATCGACCGGGTAGCGGCGCGTCTGCTGCTGGGCTCGGTCGACGATACCGGCCTGGATGCTATCGGACGCATCGCCATGCCGACCCTATGTGTCGCAGGGGCGGACGATCACGACAACGGATCGGCACCGGACCTCGCTGCTGCGCTGCCGCAAGGCACCTACGTCGAGACGCCGGGCAATCACATGTCATCGGTAACGTTCAAGGATCTGGGCCGGGCGATTGTCGAGTATCTTCAGGGCTGA
- the lon gene encoding endopeptidase La gives MSVNLLPLLPLRDIVVFPGMVVPLFVGRDKSVAALEAAMAGDKDIFLLAQLDPGCDDPDRDDLYDTGVIASVLQLLKLPDGTVRVLVEGKERAALESLGTEQGAEGEMLVAQVELIDAIEAEGTEVSAMMRTVIEQFGEYAKLSKKLSQDAGEQLGEIEDAAKLADTVAAQLTAKVSDKQAVLSEPDPLKRLEMVYSFMEGELGVLQVERKIRGRVKRQMEKTQREYYLNEQLKAIQSELGGEGDEANELLELQEKIESTKLSKEAREKANAELKKLRSMQPMSAEATVVRNYLDVLLGLPWGKKSKLKRDISAAQDVLDADHYALDKVKDRIIEYLAVQARTNKLKGPILCLVGPPGVGKTSLGKSIAKATGREFIRQSLGGVRDEAEIRGHRRTYIGSLPGKIVSNLKKAGKSNPLFLLDEIDKLGQDFRGDPASALLEVLDPEQNAKFQDHYLELDIDLSDVMFVCTANSLNLPQPLLDRMEIIRLEGYTEDEKVEIAERHLVRKQVEAHGLKKGEFTLTQDGLRDLIRYYTREAGVRTLEREVARLARKSLRQILEGKVTSVTITPENLADYAGVRKFRHGVSEEEHQVGAVTGLAWTEVGGELLTIEAVTVPGKGQIKATGKLGEVMNESIQTAFSFVKARAPAYGIKPSVFNRKDIHIHLPEGAVPKDGPSAGIGMVTSIVSTLTGVPVRKDIAMTGEVTLRGRVLPIGGLKEKLLAALRGGLTTVLIPEDNSKDLAEIPDNVKQGLEIIPVSHVDQVLAKALTETLTEIEWTEADELAAAPVQAPAASATAH, from the coding sequence ATGTCTGTGAATTTGCTTCCCCTTCTGCCTCTTCGCGACATCGTCGTGTTTCCGGGCATGGTGGTTCCGCTCTTCGTCGGTCGCGACAAGTCGGTGGCCGCGCTCGAGGCCGCCATGGCAGGCGACAAGGATATCTTCCTGCTCGCGCAGCTCGATCCCGGCTGTGACGATCCCGATCGCGACGATCTCTACGATACTGGCGTGATCGCCAGCGTGCTGCAACTGCTCAAGCTGCCTGACGGCACCGTGCGTGTACTCGTCGAAGGCAAGGAGCGCGCTGCGCTCGAAAGCCTTGGCACCGAGCAGGGCGCCGAAGGCGAGATGCTGGTCGCGCAGGTTGAACTGATCGATGCCATCGAGGCGGAAGGCACCGAAGTTTCGGCGATGATGCGCACGGTGATCGAGCAGTTCGGCGAATATGCCAAGCTGTCGAAGAAGCTGTCGCAGGATGCAGGCGAGCAACTGGGCGAGATCGAGGATGCAGCAAAGCTGGCCGATACCGTCGCGGCCCAGCTGACCGCCAAGGTCTCCGACAAGCAGGCGGTGCTGTCCGAGCCCGATCCGCTCAAGCGCCTCGAAATGGTCTACTCCTTCATGGAGGGCGAACTCGGCGTTCTGCAGGTGGAGCGCAAGATCCGTGGCCGTGTGAAGCGGCAGATGGAGAAGACGCAGCGCGAGTATTACCTCAACGAACAGCTGAAGGCGATCCAGTCCGAGCTGGGCGGCGAGGGCGATGAAGCCAATGAGCTTCTCGAACTGCAGGAAAAGATCGAGAGCACCAAGCTTTCAAAGGAAGCGCGCGAAAAGGCCAACGCCGAACTCAAGAAACTGCGCTCGATGCAGCCGATGAGCGCCGAGGCGACAGTGGTGCGCAACTATCTCGACGTGTTGCTGGGGCTTCCCTGGGGCAAGAAGAGCAAGCTCAAGCGTGATATCTCGGCGGCACAGGATGTACTCGATGCCGATCACTATGCCTTGGACAAGGTCAAGGACCGGATTATCGAGTATCTGGCGGTGCAGGCGCGCACCAACAAGCTGAAGGGGCCGATCCTGTGCCTCGTCGGACCGCCGGGTGTGGGCAAGACCTCGCTGGGCAAGTCTATCGCGAAGGCAACCGGGCGCGAGTTCATCCGCCAGTCGCTGGGCGGCGTGCGCGACGAGGCCGAGATCCGTGGCCATCGCCGTACCTACATCGGCTCGCTGCCGGGCAAGATCGTCAGCAACCTGAAGAAGGCAGGCAAGTCCAACCCGCTGTTCCTGCTCGACGAGATCGACAAGCTGGGTCAGGACTTCCGTGGCGATCCGGCCTCAGCGCTGCTTGAGGTGCTTGACCCGGAACAGAACGCCAAGTTCCAGGATCATTATCTCGAACTCGATATCGATCTGTCGGATGTGATGTTCGTTTGCACCGCGAATAGCCTGAACCTGCCGCAGCCTCTGCTCGATCGCATGGAGATCATCCGTCTCGAAGGCTATACCGAAGACGAGAAGGTCGAGATCGCTGAGCGCCATCTGGTGCGCAAGCAAGTGGAGGCGCACGGTCTCAAGAAGGGCGAGTTTACGCTGACGCAGGACGGCCTTCGTGACCTGATCCGCTATTACACCCGCGAGGCCGGCGTGCGTACGCTGGAGCGCGAAGTGGCGCGTCTGGCCCGCAAGTCGCTGCGCCAGATCCTCGAAGGCAAGGTCACCAGCGTGACGATCACGCCGGAAAATCTTGCCGACTATGCCGGTGTGCGCAAGTTCCGCCACGGGGTGTCCGAAGAGGAACATCAGGTCGGTGCAGTGACGGGCCTCGCCTGGACCGAGGTGGGTGGCGAACTATTGACCATCGAGGCGGTTACGGTGCCCGGCAAGGGTCAGATCAAGGCCACCGGCAAGCTGGGCGAAGTGATGAACGAGTCGATCCAGACGGCGTTCAGCTTCGTGAAGGCTCGCGCGCCTGCCTATGGCATCAAGCCTTCGGTGTTCAACCGCAAGGACATCCATATCCACCTGCCCGAAGGCGCGGTGCCCAAGGATGGCCCTTCGGCGGGCATCGGCATGGTGACGTCGATTGTCTCGACGCTGACCGGCGTACCGGTGCGCAAGGATATCGCCATGACCGGCGAAGTTACCCTGCGTGGCCGTGTGCTGCCTATCGGCGGTCTCAAGGAGAAGCTGCTCGCAGCATTGCGTGGCGGCCTGACCACGGTGCTGATCCCAGAGGACAACAGCAAGGATCTCGCCGAAATCCCCGATAACGTGAAGCAGGGGTTGGAGATCATTCCCGTCAGTCACGTCGATCAGGTTCTCGCCAAGGCGCTTACCGAAACCTTGACCGAGATCGAATGGACGGAGGCTGATGAACTGGCGGCTGCTCCTGTCCAGGCCCCGGCTGCGAGCGCGACAGCGCACTGA
- a CDS encoding ETC complex I subunit, which yields MSARIFQRPKNAMQSGKALLAEWILEFAPADAQKPDPLTGWAGSMDTQRQVQLKFPDVEAAKAYADKYGIEAEVHATPPRRLKIQAYADNFR from the coding sequence ATGAGTGCACGCATCTTTCAGCGCCCCAAGAACGCCATGCAGTCTGGCAAAGCGCTTCTCGCCGAGTGGATCCTCGAATTCGCGCCGGCAGACGCGCAGAAGCCCGATCCTTTGACGGGATGGGCTGGCTCGATGGACACGCAGCGTCAGGTCCAGCTCAAGTTCCCGGATGTGGAAGCGGCCAAGGCCTATGCCGACAAGTACGGTATCGAGGCTGAAGTGCATGCAACCCCGCCGCGCCGTCTGAAGATTCAGGCGTACGCGGACAACTTTCGCTAA
- a CDS encoding YbaB/EbfC family nucleoid-associated protein, with the protein MKSMEEMIQAAQQAAETIQKQMNETQAKLDKMEVEGLSGGGLVKIRCSAKGRVIGVSVDESLMKVEEKQMLEDLIAAAYNDARTKADSVANEELGKAQQGMGLPPGFKMPF; encoded by the coding sequence ATGAAGTCGATGGAAGAGATGATCCAGGCCGCCCAGCAGGCTGCCGAGACGATCCAGAAGCAGATGAACGAGACGCAGGCCAAGCTCGACAAGATGGAAGTCGAAGGGCTTTCGGGCGGCGGTCTGGTGAAGATCCGCTGCTCGGCAAAGGGCCGCGTCATCGGTGTTTCGGTCGATGAAAGCCTGATGAAGGTCGAGGAAAAGCAGATGCTCGAAGACCTGATCGCGGCGGCCTACAACGACGCGCGGACCAAGGCGGACTCGGTCGCCAACGAGGAACTGGGCAAGGCGCAGCAGGGCATGGGCCTGCCGCCGGGCTTCAAGATGCCGTTCTGA
- the nfsB gene encoding oxygen-insensitive NAD(P)H nitroreductase gives MTLQTAVLPEAAEVILEAARSRYTTKAYDPSRRIADADVEKIKELLQLTPSSVNSQPWHFVIAGTEDGKARVAKGVEGQYAFNLEKVTKASHVVVFASRLAEDDEYVLRVTDVEDAAGRYANAEAREGNLKGRRFFVGWHRDDLKDLRQWADKQVYIAIGQLLLGAAAMGIDATPMEGIDTAVLDRELGLPEKGFTAICAVALGYRAEDDFNAKLPKARLPLSEVITEI, from the coding sequence ATGACCCTCCAGACCGCCGTCCTGCCCGAAGCTGCTGAAGTCATTCTGGAAGCGGCGCGCAGCCGTTATACCACGAAGGCCTATGATCCGAGCCGTCGCATTGCCGATGCCGATGTCGAAAAGATCAAGGAACTGCTCCAGTTGACGCCGTCCAGCGTCAATTCGCAGCCCTGGCATTTCGTGATCGCCGGAACCGAGGACGGCAAGGCGCGCGTCGCCAAAGGCGTTGAGGGGCAGTACGCCTTCAACCTTGAGAAGGTGACCAAGGCCTCGCACGTCGTGGTTTTCGCGAGCCGTCTGGCCGAGGATGACGAATACGTCCTGCGCGTCACCGATGTAGAGGACGCCGCGGGACGCTATGCCAATGCCGAGGCGCGCGAGGGCAATCTGAAGGGGCGCCGCTTCTTCGTCGGCTGGCACCGCGACGATCTGAAGGATCTGCGTCAGTGGGCGGACAAGCAGGTCTATATCGCGATCGGCCAACTTCTGCTGGGCGCTGCCGCGATGGGCATCGATGCGACGCCGATGGAAGGCATCGATACCGCCGTGCTCGACCGAGAACTCGGGCTGCCTGAAAAGGGATTCACGGCGATCTGTGCGGTTGCCCTTGGCTATCGCGCCGAGGACGATTTCAATGCGAAGCTGCCCAAGGCGCGCCTGCCGCTGAGTGAAGTCATCACCGAAATCTGA
- a CDS encoding DNA polymerase III subunit gamma/tau encodes MSDSHDTDGQTPPWHDDMFAALPDSSSASDEAEAAPSKADLEAAGQFSMFGEPAPMPAEVPASTPKKSPEPVAEEATPAEALEPPVAVPAPQEAPVAVSAEKVEPSVLPEAEPDLDEAENLPAQAPVVKRPPQEAATKAPEALPDKAAQPYRVLARKYRPQTFAELIGQEAMVRTLANAIKRDRLAHAFLMTGVRGVGKTSTARLIAKALNCIGPDGQGGPTIDPCGVCEPCRAIAEGRHIDVIEMDAASHTGVDDVREIIEAVRYAAVSARYKIYIIDEVHMLSRNAFNALLKTLEEPPAHVKFLFATTEVDKLPVTVLSRCQRFDLRRIPSAMLAEHFGKICELEGVEAEGEALAMVAAAAEGSVRDGLSILDQAIAHADLDGEGKVQAVRVRDMLGLSDKSTQRRLVGALLDGDGTGVLEVVTHQYSLGVEPVSILRGLMELTHRIAVAQVSGNAADAPSNEEREAIEGWAKALRAGQVHRLWQLLIKGHDEVKSAPDPLVAAQMALLRIMHAADMPDPGSLVRKLEEIASRAPAPVAATANDAAPGGAAMTAPQGKGQNPGAVVTQWEALVDDVEHIGEMSTANTMRMQVRVVELAPALLRYAQPPGFNEDIAALMRNALGKVTGERWQVERVTGEEGVPTLVEQAEGRKAEAGAALVAHPLVQATLAAFPEAEMIEDERPAAIGGGRRQWRR; translated from the coding sequence ATGAGCGATTCACACGATACCGACGGCCAGACGCCGCCTTGGCACGACGATATGTTCGCGGCGCTGCCCGACTCGTCGTCGGCGAGCGACGAGGCCGAGGCTGCGCCCAGCAAGGCAGACCTCGAAGCGGCGGGGCAGTTCTCCATGTTTGGGGAGCCCGCACCGATGCCCGCCGAGGTGCCAGCATCTACCCCGAAAAAATCCCCCGAGCCTGTCGCTGAGGAGGCTACACCGGCCGAGGCACTGGAACCGCCGGTAGCAGTGCCTGCGCCGCAGGAGGCGCCGGTCGCTGTATCGGCGGAGAAAGTGGAGCCCAGCGTGCTTCCGGAAGCTGAACCCGATCTCGACGAAGCCGAAAATCTCCCTGCGCAGGCACCGGTTGTGAAGCGGCCTCCGCAAGAGGCTGCTACAAAGGCTCCGGAGGCTCTCCCGGACAAGGCCGCGCAGCCTTACCGTGTGCTGGCACGCAAGTACCGTCCGCAGACTTTCGCCGAACTGATCGGGCAGGAAGCGATGGTTCGCACGCTTGCCAATGCGATCAAGCGCGACCGACTGGCGCACGCCTTCCTGATGACCGGCGTGCGCGGGGTCGGCAAGACATCGACCGCGCGGCTCATCGCCAAGGCGCTGAACTGCATCGGCCCGGACGGGCAGGGTGGCCCGACGATCGATCCTTGCGGCGTCTGCGAGCCCTGTCGGGCGATCGCGGAAGGGCGCCATATCGATGTGATCGAGATGGACGCCGCGAGCCATACCGGCGTCGACGATGTGCGCGAGATCATCGAGGCGGTGCGCTATGCCGCCGTCTCGGCTCGCTACAAGATCTATATCATCGACGAAGTTCACATGCTTTCACGCAATGCTTTCAATGCCTTGCTCAAGACACTTGAGGAACCGCCTGCGCATGTGAAGTTCCTCTTTGCGACGACCGAGGTGGACAAGCTCCCGGTCACGGTGCTCTCGCGCTGCCAGCGTTTCGACCTGCGCCGGATTCCCAGTGCCATGCTGGCCGAGCACTTCGGGAAAATCTGCGAACTCGAAGGTGTCGAGGCCGAAGGCGAAGCGCTGGCGATGGTCGCTGCCGCTGCCGAGGGTTCGGTGCGCGATGGCCTCTCGATCCTCGATCAGGCGATTGCCCATGCCGACCTTGACGGCGAGGGGAAGGTGCAGGCGGTCCGCGTGCGTGACATGCTGGGGCTTTCGGACAAGAGCACTCAGCGCCGACTGGTCGGTGCGCTGCTTGATGGTGATGGTACTGGCGTGCTGGAGGTCGTGACGCACCAGTATTCGCTGGGTGTCGAGCCGGTTTCGATCCTGCGCGGGCTCATGGAGCTTACGCATCGCATCGCGGTGGCGCAGGTCAGCGGGAATGCCGCCGATGCGCCCTCCAACGAAGAGCGCGAGGCGATCGAGGGCTGGGCGAAAGCGCTCCGGGCCGGACAGGTCCATCGCCTGTGGCAATTGCTGATAAAAGGGCATGACGAGGTCAAGTCGGCGCCCGATCCGCTGGTCGCGGCGCAGATGGCGCTGCTGCGGATCATGCATGCAGCCGATATGCCCGATCCCGGTTCTCTGGTGCGCAAGCTGGAAGAGATCGCGTCCCGCGCCCCTGCGCCTGTAGCCGCGACGGCGAATGACGCGGCGCCGGGTGGGGCGGCCATGACGGCTCCGCAAGGTAAGGGGCAAAACCCGGGCGCGGTCGTGACGCAGTGGGAGGCGCTGGTCGATGATGTCGAGCATATCGGCGAGATGTCGACCGCGAACACCATGCGTATGCAGGTGAGGGTGGTGGAACTGGCGCCGGCCCTGCTGCGCTACGCGCAACCGCCCGGTTTCAATGAGGATATCGCCGCGCTCATGCGCAATGCGCTGGGCAAGGTCACGGGCGAGCGCTGGCAGGTCGAGCGCGTTACCGGAGAAGAGGGCGTTCCCACCCTTGTCGAGCAGGCCGAAGGTCGCAAGGCAGAGGCGGGCGCGGCACTTGTCGCGCATCCGCTGGTGCAGGCGACTCTGGCGGCCTTCCCCGAAGCCGAAATGATTGAAGACGAGCGTCCCGCTGCCATCGGCGGCGGACGACGCCAATGGAGACGATGA